The Arthrobacter russicus genome has a segment encoding these proteins:
- a CDS encoding alpha/beta hydrolase yields MLNALWSKPESERAGTDLLVMLHGYGSGEARMAEHFSAMPQRFTCAAPRGPFEMDGEYGWFLLDYFLNNDFADVISATNQVFAWLDAETARSGFRSVSLLGHSQGMAMASTMLRLRQDAFAAVVGLSGFVLDNALLAASEPLKTKTPFFWARDVADLVINPDAVEFSKIWLRENTRLQAERYPGMGHGIGAAELVDASSFLTATLPFRPSV; encoded by the coding sequence ATGCTCAATGCGCTTTGGTCCAAGCCTGAGTCGGAACGTGCCGGAACCGACTTGCTGGTGATGCTGCACGGTTACGGTTCCGGCGAAGCCCGGATGGCGGAACATTTCTCCGCGATGCCGCAACGGTTCACCTGCGCCGCGCCGCGCGGACCGTTCGAAATGGACGGCGAGTACGGCTGGTTCTTGCTGGATTACTTCCTGAACAATGACTTCGCCGACGTCATCTCCGCGACCAACCAGGTGTTCGCGTGGCTGGATGCCGAGACGGCTCGATCCGGTTTCCGCAGCGTGAGCCTGCTGGGCCACTCGCAAGGCATGGCCATGGCGAGCACCATGCTGCGGCTGCGGCAGGACGCTTTTGCCGCAGTGGTCGGACTCTCCGGATTCGTGCTGGACAATGCGCTTCTGGCCGCCTCGGAGCCGCTGAAGACCAAGACACCGTTTTTCTGGGCCCGCGACGTGGCAGATCTGGTGATCAACCCCGACGCCGTCGAATTCAGCAAAATCTGGCTCCGGGAAAACACCAGGCTGCAGGCTGAGCGTTACCCCGGCATGGGCCACGGCATCGGTGCCGCCGAACTGGTCGATGCCAGCTCATTTCTGACCGCGACGCTGCCGTTCCGTCCCTCGGTCTGA
- a CDS encoding pyroglutamyl peptidase — protein MKKSLRIPAGLLASAFAVGSLGFAAPATAVPEAPKLTTTVPEESAVNQCSNPLAPITVEEQRLSVVLQGQSRPTASILIEAGGFNANVDKLVGELCSTATLAAAKTLVAAAGNQLWRDAVDRAQGRLQQGSAEQIDDRPLYWARLAMTKAVRQWLPLFVLEPAQRDQLIKDLDYASRGVTSIGFPAGAEDQRRVLLTGFDPFFLDGTGAKRINPSGIAALQLDGKEIETENGPAVVQAAMLPVDWRAFDGGIVEQIYGTALSASAEQRPGTIITISQGAGAGYNIEKWAASNRGGTQDNNNYSARGDAPQASGWPQVDNQFIETTLPAQQMIDAGTGTRSVQLNPKFCESANASRTPSSCKTSGAPAPGSYSVSGGGGDYLSNESMYRANRVRLGLGLTTLAGGHLHTPYYDIPPVINGSGNTAFFDTLRRDTQQVVNLVAAAAAAQP, from the coding sequence ATGAAGAAATCTCTGAGGATTCCGGCCGGCCTGCTGGCCAGCGCTTTCGCCGTCGGCAGCCTGGGCTTCGCCGCGCCGGCGACCGCGGTTCCGGAGGCACCGAAACTGACGACCACGGTTCCGGAGGAATCAGCAGTGAATCAATGCAGCAATCCACTGGCGCCGATCACGGTCGAAGAGCAACGGCTGAGCGTCGTGCTGCAAGGCCAGAGCAGGCCTACCGCGAGCATTCTGATCGAAGCCGGCGGATTCAACGCGAATGTCGACAAGCTGGTCGGCGAGCTGTGCTCGACCGCTACGCTGGCTGCGGCGAAAACTCTGGTCGCCGCAGCCGGAAACCAGCTCTGGCGCGACGCCGTCGACAGGGCCCAGGGCCGGCTCCAGCAAGGCTCCGCAGAGCAGATCGACGACCGACCGCTCTATTGGGCGCGGCTCGCGATGACCAAAGCCGTTCGGCAATGGCTGCCGCTTTTCGTGCTGGAACCCGCGCAGCGCGATCAGCTGATCAAAGACTTGGACTACGCATCGCGCGGGGTCACCTCGATCGGCTTCCCCGCCGGCGCGGAAGACCAGCGCCGAGTCCTGCTGACCGGCTTCGATCCGTTCTTCCTGGACGGCACCGGCGCCAAACGGATCAACCCGTCCGGAATCGCCGCGCTGCAGCTGGACGGCAAGGAGATCGAGACCGAAAACGGACCGGCCGTAGTGCAGGCCGCGATGCTGCCCGTGGATTGGCGGGCCTTCGACGGCGGGATCGTGGAACAGATTTACGGAACCGCTTTGAGCGCCTCGGCCGAACAGCGCCCGGGAACCATCATCACGATCAGCCAAGGCGCGGGGGCCGGCTACAACATCGAAAAATGGGCGGCCAGCAATCGCGGCGGCACCCAGGACAACAACAACTACAGCGCGCGCGGCGATGCGCCGCAGGCTTCGGGCTGGCCGCAGGTCGACAACCAATTCATCGAGACCACCCTGCCCGCGCAGCAAATGATCGATGCCGGCACCGGCACCCGCTCCGTCCAGTTGAACCCCAAGTTCTGCGAGTCCGCCAATGCCAGCAGGACTCCGTCCAGTTGCAAGACTTCCGGGGCCCCGGCACCGGGCAGCTACTCGGTCTCCGGCGGCGGTGGCGACTACCTCTCCAACGAAAGCATGTATCGGGCCAACCGGGTGCGGCTCGGGCTCGGGCTGACTACGCTGGCCGGCGGCCACCTGCACACCCCGTACTACGATATTCCGCCGGTGATCAACGGCTCGGGAAACACGGCGTTCTTCGACACGCTGCGCCGGGACACCCAACAAGTGGTGAATCTGGTAGCCGCCGCGGCGGCAGCCCAGCCCTGA
- a CDS encoding LamB/YcsF family protein, giving the protein MPLQIDLNSDLGESFGAWSMGDDEALLSTVTSANVACGFHAGDPVTMLRTAQTALANGVAVGAHPAYRDLAGFGRRAMEIPHDELYGDVLYQIGALAGMLGSRGAGLAYVKPHGALYNRIAANPGQAAAVAAAVSDFRADLPVLGLPGSRIQAACADAGVPFFEEAFVDRGYLPDGTLVPRGQPGAVLHDVEQIAERAVRMVTEGVVAAVDGSLVELKPASLCVHGDTPGAVQMALAVRSALEAAGVEFARFS; this is encoded by the coding sequence ATGCCGTTGCAGATTGACCTCAACAGCGACTTGGGCGAATCCTTCGGGGCCTGGTCGATGGGCGACGACGAGGCTTTGCTGTCAACCGTGACCAGCGCCAATGTGGCCTGCGGCTTCCATGCCGGAGACCCGGTGACGATGTTGCGCACCGCGCAGACCGCACTGGCCAACGGCGTGGCGGTGGGGGCGCATCCGGCGTACCGGGATCTGGCCGGATTCGGGCGGCGCGCGATGGAGATTCCGCACGATGAGCTGTACGGCGACGTGCTCTACCAAATCGGGGCCCTGGCCGGCATGCTTGGCAGCCGGGGCGCAGGGTTGGCGTATGTGAAACCGCACGGTGCGCTGTACAACCGCATCGCCGCCAATCCCGGGCAGGCGGCGGCGGTCGCTGCTGCGGTTTCGGATTTCCGCGCGGATCTGCCGGTCCTCGGCTTGCCGGGATCCCGGATCCAAGCGGCCTGCGCCGATGCCGGGGTGCCGTTTTTCGAAGAGGCCTTCGTGGACCGCGGCTATCTGCCGGACGGCACGCTGGTGCCGCGTGGGCAGCCGGGCGCGGTGTTGCACGACGTCGAACAGATCGCCGAGCGTGCCGTGCGGATGGTGACCGAGGGCGTCGTCGCAGCCGTGGACGGCAGCTTGGTCGAGCTGAAGCCGGCTTCTTTGTGCGTGCACGGGGATACCCCGGGCGCGGTGCAGATGGCGCTCGCGGTCCGGTCTGCATTGGAAGCCGCCGGGGTGGAATTTGCCCGCTTCAGTTGA
- a CDS encoding 5-oxoprolinase subunit B family protein codes for MPASVEPRLLPCGDSAVLVELPDLQSVLALFRALGAPPHGVIDVVPAARTILVTFDPERLEQPTVLAWIDAAEPVEQPAQSGPEVLIDVVYDGPDLAEVAQYAGLTVDEVVQLHTGSEWTAAFTGFAPGFAYLVTDHERLRVPRRNTPRTSVPAGSVALAGEFSAIYPTSSPAGWQLIGRTSARLWDAGNAASPALIRPGAKVRFRAS; via the coding sequence TTGCCCGCTTCAGTTGAACCCCGGCTTTTGCCCTGCGGCGATTCCGCGGTTTTGGTCGAGCTTCCCGATCTGCAATCGGTACTGGCATTGTTCCGTGCGCTGGGTGCGCCGCCGCACGGTGTGATCGATGTGGTCCCGGCAGCCCGGACGATTTTGGTCACGTTCGATCCGGAACGGCTGGAGCAACCGACCGTGCTGGCTTGGATCGATGCCGCGGAGCCGGTGGAGCAGCCGGCACAAAGCGGTCCCGAGGTGCTCATCGACGTGGTCTACGACGGTCCGGATCTGGCGGAAGTCGCGCAGTACGCGGGGCTCACCGTCGATGAGGTGGTGCAGCTGCACACCGGTTCGGAATGGACCGCGGCGTTTACCGGTTTCGCCCCGGGGTTCGCCTATCTGGTCACCGACCACGAGCGGCTCCGGGTGCCCAGGCGGAACACCCCGCGGACGTCGGTTCCGGCTGGCTCGGTGGCGCTGGCGGGCGAATTCAGTGCGATCTACCCCACGTCCTCACCGGCCGGTTGGCAATTGATCGGCCGGACGTCGGCCCGATTGTGGGATGCCGGGAATGCCGCGAGCCCGGCGTTGATCCGTCCC
- a CDS encoding cation diffusion facilitator family transporter produces MRASPPANDQARRAILAEAMTSSGASASTKESSFTVVLAFTVNLVIAVAKSIAAALTGSASMTAEAAHSWADAGNEVFLLVADRRSQRPRDNRHPMGYGREAYVWSMFAAFGLFTAGAVVSIMHGIQELLDPEPAGDFLIAYLVLGVAFVLEGISFTQAYRQAHKTASALQTSTLEHVANSSNPTLRAVFAEDAAALIGLAIAFLGIFLHQVTGSPVPDAIGSIAVGVLLGVVAVILIDRNRRFLVGQSVSDDVEILAVGLLLKRPEIDRVTYIHLEYVGPSKLYLVAAVDLTGNADEDDVAVRLRRLERDLENLDYVEEAVITLSTKDEPSLPG; encoded by the coding sequence ATGAGGGCCAGCCCGCCGGCCAACGATCAGGCACGCCGCGCCATTTTGGCCGAAGCCATGACGTCTTCCGGAGCATCGGCGAGCACAAAAGAGAGCAGCTTCACGGTGGTTTTGGCCTTCACCGTGAACCTGGTGATCGCGGTGGCCAAATCGATCGCGGCCGCACTCACCGGATCCGCGTCGATGACCGCCGAAGCCGCCCACTCCTGGGCCGACGCCGGCAATGAGGTCTTCCTCTTGGTGGCAGACCGGCGTTCGCAGCGGCCCCGGGACAACCGGCATCCCATGGGTTACGGCCGCGAAGCCTACGTCTGGTCGATGTTCGCGGCCTTCGGCTTGTTCACCGCCGGCGCGGTGGTCTCGATCATGCACGGCATCCAGGAGCTGCTGGACCCCGAGCCGGCCGGGGATTTCCTCATCGCCTACTTGGTGCTCGGCGTGGCTTTCGTGCTTGAAGGGATCTCTTTCACCCAGGCCTACCGGCAAGCGCACAAGACCGCCTCGGCCTTGCAGACCAGCACGCTGGAACACGTGGCAAATAGCTCCAACCCCACGCTGCGCGCGGTCTTCGCCGAGGACGCAGCCGCCTTGATCGGCCTGGCCATCGCCTTTCTCGGCATTTTCCTGCACCAGGTGACTGGATCGCCCGTGCCGGACGCGATCGGCTCGATTGCGGTCGGCGTGCTGCTCGGCGTCGTCGCGGTGATTCTGATCGACCGCAACCGCAGGTTCCTGGTCGGCCAATCGGTGAGCGACGACGTCGAAATCCTGGCCGTCGGCCTTTTGCTCAAACGGCCGGAAATCGACCGGGTGACCTATATCCATCTTGAGTACGTGGGACCGAGCAAGCTGTACCTGGTGGCTGCAGTGGATCTGACCGGAAACGCGGACGAAGACGATGTCGCCGTGCGGCTGCGACGCCTCGAACGGGATCTGGAGAACCTCGATTACGTCGAGGAGGCCGTGATCACGCTGTCCACGAAGGACGAACCCTCGCTGCCCGGGTAG
- a CDS encoding 1-phosphofructokinase family hexose kinase — MILTLTPNPSLDRTIELAAALNRGGVQRAVSAQQQPGGKGVNIARAMTASDVECLALLPGSAEDAVLTALRKQGIAHLGMPIGAALRSNVTITEPDGTTTKVNEPGPALSATEQAELIGLAVSHSRDADWLVLAGSLPPGTEADFYPRVIEAVRGAWGPTAPKIAVDSSGAPLAEAVKAKPDLIKPNAEELAELAVAAGLLDLPGRPGEAESELEADPGLAARLARELVDLSVGAVLATLGARGAILVTPDGAWFGHGPKITARSTVGAGDSALAGYLLAELAGRSEPQCLQQAVAHGAAAAALPGSTVPAVAQTNPAAITVAALTLKGQS; from the coding sequence ATGATCCTCACACTCACCCCCAATCCCAGCCTGGACCGGACCATCGAGCTGGCCGCGGCGCTCAACCGCGGCGGCGTGCAACGCGCGGTCTCGGCCCAGCAACAGCCCGGCGGCAAAGGCGTCAACATCGCCCGGGCGATGACCGCCTCCGACGTAGAGTGCCTGGCCCTGCTGCCCGGCTCCGCCGAAGACGCCGTGTTGACCGCCTTGCGGAAGCAGGGAATCGCGCATCTGGGAATGCCGATCGGGGCCGCCCTGCGCTCCAACGTCACGATCACCGAACCGGACGGCACCACCACCAAGGTCAACGAACCCGGCCCGGCGCTTTCCGCAACCGAACAGGCCGAACTGATCGGGCTGGCGGTCAGCCACTCCCGCGACGCCGATTGGCTGGTCCTGGCCGGCTCGCTTCCGCCGGGGACCGAGGCCGATTTCTACCCCCGGGTGATCGAAGCCGTCCGCGGCGCCTGGGGACCGACGGCGCCGAAAATCGCCGTGGACTCCTCCGGGGCCCCGTTGGCGGAAGCGGTCAAAGCCAAGCCGGACCTCATCAAGCCCAATGCCGAAGAATTGGCGGAGTTGGCCGTCGCAGCCGGTCTGTTGGATCTGCCCGGCCGGCCAGGAGAGGCCGAATCGGAGCTGGAAGCAGATCCCGGGCTGGCTGCCCGGCTCGCCCGCGAACTGGTGGACCTGAGCGTCGGCGCGGTTCTGGCCACGCTGGGTGCACGCGGGGCAATCCTGGTCACCCCGGACGGCGCTTGGTTCGGGCACGGCCCCAAGATCACCGCACGCAGCACCGTCGGCGCCGGCGACTCGGCGCTGGCCGGCTATCTGCTGGCCGAGCTCGCCGGCCGATCCGAACCGCAATGCCTGCAGCAAGCCGTGGCGCACGGCGCGGCGGCTGCCGCGCTGCCCGGATCCACGGTCCCCGCTGTCGCGCAAACCAACCCCGCCGCCATCACTGTCGCCGCACTCACCCTGAAAGGGCAATCATGA
- a CDS encoding chitosanase, producing MTNLRTRSTAVALGGLLLASGVVGTVAAQADAAPAPASAFLAPRIAATGDLSAPAKKEIAMQLVCSAENSSLDWRAQYGYIEDINDDRGYTGGIIGFTSGTGDMLQLVQNYANTKPDNNVLKPFLPALRKVNGTPSHDGLGQKFVDAWHQAAKDQVFLTEQDKLRDSMYFNPSVNQGKSDGLSNLGQFMYYDAIVMHGPGDSADSFGGIRKAAMKNAKTPAQGGNEKTYLQAFAAARKKIMKQEDAHSDTSRVDDAQLKFLNEGNYDLHTPLKWKVYGDAYEIK from the coding sequence GTGACAAATCTTCGAACCCGCAGTACCGCAGTGGCCCTCGGCGGCCTCCTGCTCGCCAGCGGCGTGGTCGGCACCGTCGCCGCCCAGGCCGATGCGGCACCAGCACCAGCCTCCGCATTCCTGGCTCCGCGGATCGCCGCCACCGGCGACCTGTCCGCGCCGGCCAAAAAGGAAATCGCCATGCAACTCGTCTGCAGTGCCGAAAACTCCTCCTTGGACTGGCGGGCACAATACGGCTACATCGAGGACATCAATGACGACCGCGGCTACACCGGCGGCATCATCGGCTTCACCTCAGGCACCGGCGACATGCTGCAACTCGTGCAGAACTACGCCAACACCAAGCCGGACAACAATGTGCTCAAGCCGTTCCTGCCGGCCCTGCGCAAGGTCAATGGCACCCCCTCGCATGACGGACTCGGCCAGAAGTTCGTCGACGCCTGGCACCAAGCCGCCAAAGACCAGGTCTTCCTGACCGAGCAGGACAAACTTCGGGACAGCATGTACTTCAACCCCTCGGTCAACCAGGGCAAATCCGACGGCTTGAGCAATTTGGGCCAATTCATGTATTACGACGCCATCGTGATGCACGGCCCCGGAGATTCCGCGGATTCCTTCGGCGGCATCCGCAAGGCAGCCATGAAGAACGCCAAGACCCCTGCCCAAGGCGGCAATGAGAAGACCTACTTGCAGGCCTTCGCCGCAGCACGCAAGAAGATCATGAAACAGGAAGACGCCCACTCGGACACTTCCCGGGTGGACGACGCCCAGCTGAAGTTCCTCAATGAAGGCAATTACGACCTGCACACTCCGTTGAAGTGGAAAGTCTACGGAGACGCCTACGAGATCAAGTAG
- a CDS encoding helix-turn-helix transcriptional regulator, translated as MANTSSRSFRLLSLLQHHRFWPGKDLAEKLEVSLRTLRRDVERLRELGYPVQATRGSDGGYQLAPGASLPPLVVDDEEAVALAIGLRMAAQGAVSGIEDASISALAKVIQVMPAKLRRRVEALQLATIQSSAAPGPMIDANTLTTLAQACRDEERLEFRYTARSGEPSQRLVEPHRLVAVGRRWYLVAYDLSRYDWRSFRVDRLADPERTGARFRTRTLPARDASEFVQRSLSEVAGPQTYRVRLHAPLAEVRDQLGDWAQLDESGPGYCELAVTGDTPAWAAFATLSTGADFEVLDGSDLAAFLDSWQARIRKNMKVSAKP; from the coding sequence ATGGCGAACACCAGCTCCCGGTCCTTCCGTTTGCTCTCCTTGTTGCAGCACCACCGGTTCTGGCCGGGCAAAGACCTCGCGGAGAAACTGGAGGTCTCGTTGCGCACGCTCCGGCGGGATGTGGAAAGACTGCGCGAGCTGGGCTATCCGGTGCAAGCCACCCGGGGCAGCGACGGCGGCTACCAGTTGGCCCCGGGAGCGTCTTTGCCGCCTTTGGTGGTCGATGACGAAGAAGCGGTGGCACTGGCCATCGGCTTGCGAATGGCCGCCCAAGGCGCCGTCTCCGGAATCGAAGACGCTTCGATCAGCGCCTTGGCCAAAGTGATCCAAGTGATGCCCGCCAAACTGCGCCGCCGGGTCGAGGCACTGCAGCTGGCCACCATCCAGTCCTCCGCAGCGCCAGGCCCGATGATCGACGCGAATACGCTCACCACTCTGGCCCAGGCCTGTAGGGACGAGGAACGGCTCGAGTTCCGCTACACGGCACGATCAGGCGAGCCGAGCCAGCGCCTGGTCGAACCGCACCGGCTGGTCGCCGTCGGCCGCCGCTGGTACCTGGTGGCCTACGACCTGAGCCGATACGACTGGCGCAGCTTCCGGGTTGACCGCCTTGCCGATCCGGAGCGCACCGGAGCCCGGTTCCGGACGCGGACCTTGCCGGCCCGGGATGCTTCGGAATTCGTCCAGCGGAGCCTCAGCGAAGTTGCCGGTCCGCAAACCTACCGGGTACGTTTGCACGCGCCCTTGGCCGAAGTCCGGGATCAGCTCGGCGATTGGGCGCAATTGGACGAATCCGGACCCGGGTACTGCGAATTGGCCGTGACCGGGGACACTCCGGCCTGGGCGGCCTTTGCGACGCTCAGCACGGGTGCCGACTTCGAGGTGCTCGACGGTTCCGATCTGGCCGCATTTTTGGATTCCTGGCAGGCTCGAATCCGCAAGAATATGAAAGTTTCTGCAAAACCTTGA
- a CDS encoding DeoR/GlpR family DNA-binding transcription regulator produces the protein MFAHERHERIAALAAAEGRVSVHELAELFDVTQETVRRDLDALEAEGKLRRVHGGAIAMDRLSMVEPSLSERQSQNQQQKQRIARAALRFLPRTSTASVILDAGTSTELLAEQLTAWAPAAAAEELLVITNAVPIAQRLCNRPEVSLEILGGRVRGLTSAAVGSGVIAQLQGLRPDIAFIGANGLHSRFGLSTPDALEAAVKTAMVQVAHRVVALVDSSKFEQETLVRFAALEAIDVLVTDQRPGAELAAALDQAGVDVVVA, from the coding sequence GTGTTTGCCCACGAAAGGCACGAACGCATTGCCGCGCTGGCCGCCGCCGAGGGCCGGGTCAGCGTCCACGAACTCGCCGAGCTCTTCGACGTGACGCAGGAAACCGTGCGGCGGGACCTGGATGCGCTCGAAGCCGAAGGCAAACTCCGCAGGGTGCACGGCGGCGCAATCGCGATGGACCGGCTGAGCATGGTGGAGCCGAGCCTGAGCGAACGGCAGAGCCAGAACCAGCAACAAAAACAAAGAATCGCGCGGGCCGCCTTGCGCTTCCTGCCACGCACCAGCACCGCATCGGTCATCCTCGACGCCGGCACCAGCACCGAGCTGCTGGCCGAGCAGCTGACTGCTTGGGCGCCGGCCGCAGCCGCCGAAGAGCTCCTGGTCATCACGAATGCGGTTCCGATCGCGCAACGCCTGTGCAACCGCCCCGAGGTCAGTTTGGAAATCCTCGGCGGCCGGGTCCGCGGTCTGACCAGCGCCGCGGTCGGCTCCGGGGTGATCGCACAATTGCAGGGCCTCCGTCCGGACATCGCGTTCATCGGCGCGAACGGTTTGCACTCGCGCTTCGGCCTGAGTACTCCGGACGCCCTGGAAGCAGCAGTGAAAACCGCCATGGTCCAGGTGGCGCACCGGGTCGTCGCGCTCGTGGATTCCTCCAAATTCGAGCAGGAGACCTTGGTCCGCTTCGCCGCCTTGGAAGCCATCGACGTCCTGGTCACCGACCAACGGCCCGGCGCCGAGTTGGCCGCAGCACTCGACCAGGCCGGCGTCGACGTGGTCGTCGCATGA